One Coffea arabica cultivar ET-39 chromosome 5c, Coffea Arabica ET-39 HiFi, whole genome shotgun sequence DNA window includes the following coding sequences:
- the LOC113689877 gene encoding cell division control protein 2 homolog D, with protein MDAFEKLEKVGEGTYGKVYRAREKATGKIVALKKTRLHEDEEGVPPTTLREVSLLRMLSRDPHVVRLMDVKQGQNKEGKTVLYLVFEYMDTDLKKFIRSYRQTGDIPPNIVKSLMYQLCKGVAFCHGHGVLHRDLKPHNLLMDRKTMMLKIADLGLARAYTVPIKKYTHEILTLWYRAPEVLMGGTHYSTGVDMWSVGCIFAELVTKQALFPGDSELQQLLHIFRLLGTPNEKVWPGVSKLPNWHEYPQWSPQPLSSAVPNLDEKGLNLLAEMLQYEPTKRISAKKAMEHPYFDDLDKSLL; from the exons atggaTGCCTTTGAGAAGCTAGAAAAGGTTGGAGAAGGGACTTATGGGAAAGTTTACagagcaagagagaaagcaACCGGCAAGATTGTTGCCCTCAAGAAAACCCGTCTTCACGAGGATGAAGAAGGGGTGCCACCCACAACTCTCCGTGAAGTCTCTCTTCTGCGGATGCTCTCCCGAGATCCCCATGTCGTCAG GTTGATGGATGTTAAACAAGGTCAGAATAAGGAGGGGAAGACCGTTTTGTACTTGGTTTTTGAATATATGGATACTGACCTCAAGAAATTCATCCGTAGTTATCGTCAAACTGGGGATATTCCCCCAAATATCGTCAAG AGTTTGATGTATCAGCTTTGTAAGGGTGTTGCTTTCTGTCATGGCCATGGTGTTCTGCACAG GGATCTGAAGCCTCACAATCTTTTGATGGACCGCAAGACTATGATGCTTAAAATTGCAGATCTGGGACTTGCAAGAGCTTATACCGTGCCTATCAAGAAGTATACTCATGAG ATTTTGACTCTCTGGTATAGAGCGCCAGAGGTTCTAATGGGTGGCACACATTATTCAACTGGAGTGGACATGTGGTCCGTGGGTTGCATATTTG CTGAACTTGTTACCAAGCAAGCCCTTTTCCCTGGAGATTCTGAGTTGCAACAGTTGCTACACATTTTCAG ATTATTGGGTACTCCCAATGAAAAAGTGTGGCCTGGAGTGAGCAAGTTACCAAACTGGCATGAGTACCCTCAATGGAGCCCTCAGCCACTCTCATCAGCTGTCCCTAACCTGGATGAGAAGGGGCTAAATCTTTTGGCT GAAATGTTGCAATATGAACCAACAAAGAGGATTTCAGCTAAGAAAGCAATGGAGCATCCTTACTTTGATGATCTGGACAAATCTCTTCTTTGa